In Nematostella vectensis chromosome 3, jaNemVect1.1, whole genome shotgun sequence, the genomic window AAAcagtatatttaaaaaatcaattCTGCATTTTCAGGGTGACAGACTGAAGgaagcaacaaaaataaatctgTCCTTATCTGCCTTAGGAAATGTGATATCTGCTTTGGTAAGTTGTTTCTAGGTTGCCCACTGTACTTCTTGTTATTCTATACAACCACTCTTTATTTggatatttttataaaatcttATTAAGACTAAAGGGTTAGTCTTAGCAAAAGCATCCTTTAAGAACcgttttgtctttttatttttttgtagctGATTGTTTTGCTACAGTAGATAGAGCATGATCAAAAGATTCCTTATGATTTTCAAATGTCCTCTACAATTTGTTTTGGGTAATGATCCTTCCAATAATGTAACAGTTATTTGTTTACCTTCACTTCTAGGTTGATGGAAAGAGCACACATATTCCATACAGGGACTCCAAGCTAACTCGACTATTACAGGGTTAGTCTTGTAAAAGGGTGGTCttgtaggggtaggggtagtctTGTAGGGAGTAGGAAAAGACTTGTAGTCTTGTATAATTATTTCCTTTAAATatgtaaataaaagaaatagtgCACAATAAAATGAATCctgaattcatagatccgacatgtcaatcacgcgcACACggatagccaatcaggaaagagatgatgcaataacagccatgaGGTCCCACAAAtcccacaaaaagtcggcaatcAACTGCAGAAGAGATATTTTTCTGCAAATCTGGACAAGTAAAATAAGCATCTTCCGATCAGCATAGAAAGTTTTAGtcctgttttctttgaccGGCCACTTTGAGTGTATAGTTTGGAACCAAATTGCAGAAAAACATGTAAAATTTCTgcaaacgaaaaacaaaaagcaaacaaaccacataTACAAGAACAGTGTAAGTCCTACCATTAacattgtgtttgatattattCTAGTTAACTTCAATTACATATTATAAGAATGAGACTGTCATTTGTATTATTGCTGTACTTAAATCTTGACGTTTGATGATAAAACTTGTAAGTTTAATTAAAAGTCATGTGTAAACAGCGAATTCGGCATTCTCTTCTACTTTTCCCCAcacttaaatcactgcaagttgacaaaaatagctttgaaaGCACATAAACACATAGTACCTACCAAAGAGAGCACCGCTTTATCTTATCACTTCCAAGTTTTCGTATTCGAGCTGGATTCGTGTCATTTCAattcaacaaccaaacttgtagTTATTTTTTCTATGCTTATttacaagattttcaccaagcttggacaacaaATCAATTTCTATCATCAAGGTGACCGtgttttatttcccaagtGGCAGGAAAACCCCTTATATACGTCTATATTTTGGACAAACCCGAGCAGGATTGGCAATCTTCATGCAACGTAAAATTTATGTGggacttttgtgggacatttggtttgcacttcgctggcttctatttgctgctttctgattgggtATTCGTGCAcgtgtcggatctatgaatccTTGGGGGTAGTTTTTTAGGTGGTGTTCTAGTACTGTAGGGTAGCGGTCTAGGTGTAGTCTTGTTGAAGTGGGGGTTTGGGATGGGTGGGTACAGAAGTGAGTAAGTTCCATTCAAGTCAAGTTcgtttctatttttatttatagatTATTGCTTTTATATACTCACATGTGACAAACCTTCTTCTTTTCTAAatctattttttgttttgttattatcgTTCATCTGAAGATTCTTTGGGAGGCAACGCCAGGACAGTTATGGTTGCAAACATTGTAAGCACATATAAGCACAAAATTGAATTTAGAGTGGTCTatatttcacacaaaaaatgcTTATATATCAATTTATTCTCTTTTATTATAGGGACCTGCCAGTTACAACTATGAAGAATCCATCACCACACTGAGGTAGAATACTTCACAGTGCATTCATTATTATTGTCTTACCTGTTTCTAACTTTGGCATTACTATTGGTTCAGATATGCAAACAGagcaaagaatatcaagaACAAGCCACATATTAATGAAGACCCAAAAGATGCCTTACTAAGGGAGTTTCAAGAGGAGATTGCCAGGTATCAGGGACTTTTAACTGAGAGTTTGAGTATTCTAAGATCTCTTGCCAACAATTCCCAAATGCCAACGTCACTTTTCACTTCTGTCAGTCAAGTTTTGAATTACGTATAGTACTCTCTTATTGGTTATCACATGGCTCGGTTTGAAGCCATGTAAATGTAGGCCAATGAAAACAGTACAAGGCTTTGATGGACGTCTAGCTATAATGCACTTTCTTTCTTGGAACTTATGAGGGTGAGTTCGCAAAAAACATCACAAGAAAAAACTACTTTTGAAAGACAACTACTGAATATGCTTTTAGTTTTTATATTAACTAATTGTATGGTATTTATTTGTAGGTTGAAAAACGAATTGGACCGTCGTGGtggaaagaagaagaaagtgAAGAGAAGGCGAGAAGATGGTGAGTTAATGACAAAACTTTAAAGTAGTTCAGTTTATTACTTTTGTCACATCTTTATACCTTGATTTCTATACATTTTTCCCGTAGATTAGATGAATGGCACTTAATAATGTCCAATATTCTGATAAATGTAGGCACGGTTTTGTTCCTTTCCATTGTTTTACCTTGTTCTCAAATTAATTCGCTCCAGTGGCCTCTATTTTCTCATACTGCAATGCCAGCATGAATTTGTCAGTGTACTGAATGGCCCTCTTCTTGTGCATAGTAGCACTGTTGctgtttgataaaaaaaaatgtctttgtaAAGGCACTGAAGAAGAGGTAGACGACGAGGATGAGGAACAAAGCCAAGCACAACTTGAAGAGATAATGAAAGCAGAGCAGGAAAAGATTGAACAAGAGAAGAAAGCCCTGCTGGAAAACCATAGTATGGTGGCAGAGGTGAGACATCTCATTACAATTAAATTTATACAACGGACCATGTAATATGGGGAAAACCCCAATCACAACAGACCATCGCTATGGGGAAAACCTCAATCACAACCGACCATGCGATGTGGGGAAAACTTAAATAACGGACCTTGCACTATTGGGAAAACCCCAATCACAACAGACCATGCGCTGTGGGGTAAACAATCACAACCGACCATGCGCTGTGGGGAAAACCCCAATCACAACCAACCATGCGCTGTGGAGAAAACCCCAATCACAACCAACCATGCGCTGTGGGGAAAACCCACTATTGGGAAAACCCCAATCATACAACCGACCATGCGCTGTGGGGAAAACCCCAATCACAACCAACCATGCGCTGTGGAGAAAACCCCAATCACAACCAACCATGCGCTATGGGGAAAACCCACTATTGGGAAAACCCCAATCATACAACCGACCATGCGCTGTGGGGAAAACTCACTATTGGGAAAACCCCAATCATACAACCGACCATGCGCTGTGGGGAAAACCCCAATCACAACGGACCATGCGCTGTGGGGAAAACCCCAATCACAACCGACCATGCGCTGTGGGAAAGACTTAAATAACGGACCTTGCACTATTGGGAAAACCCCAATCACAACAGACCATGCGCTGTGGGGAAAACCCACTATTGGGAAAACCCCAATCATACAACCGACCATGCGCTGTGGGGAAAACCCCAATCACAACCAACCATGCGCTGTGGGGAAAACCCACTATTGGGAAAACCCCAATCATACAACCGACCATGCGCTGTGGGGAAAACCCCAATCACACCGACCATGCGCTGTGGGGAAAACCCCAATCACAACGGACCATGCGCTGTTGGGAAAACCCCAATCACAACCGACCATGCGCTGTGGGAAGAACTTAAATAACGGACCTTGCACTATTGGGAAAACCCCAATCATAACCGACCATGCGCTGTGGGGAAAACCCCAATCACACCGACCATGCGCTGTGGGGAAAACTTAAATAACGGACCTTGCACTATTGGGAAAACCCCAATCACAACAGACCATGCGCTGTGGGGAAAACCCCAATTACAACCAACCATGCGCTGTGGGGAAAACCCCAATAACAACCAACCATGCGCTGTGGGGAAAACCCCAATAACAACCGACCATGCGCTGTGGGGTAAACAATCACAACCGACCATGCGCTGTGGGGAAAACCCCAATCACAACGGACCATGCGCTGTGGGGAAAACCCCAATCACAACCGACCATGCGCTGTGGGGAAAACCCCAATAACAACCGACCATGCGCTGTGGGGAAAACTTAAATAACGGACCTTGCACTATTGGTAAAACCCAATCACAACGGACCATGCGCTGTGGGGAAAACCCCAATCACAACTGATCATGCGCTGTTGGGAAAACCCCAATCACAACCGACCATGCGCTGTGGGAAGAACTTAAATAACGGACCTTGCACTATTGGGAAAACCCCAATCACAACCGACCATGCGCTGTGGGGAAAACCCCAATCACACCGACCATGCGCTGTGGGGAAAACTTAAATAACGGACCTTGCACTAATGGGAAAACCCAATCACAACGGACCATGCGCTGTGGGGAAAATCCCAATTACAACGGATGCGCTATTGGGAAGACCCCACTCACAACGGACCTTGCGCTATGAGAAAACCCCAGCCTGGAGTCGTTACGGTAACAACAGACCAtgcggtatgggaaaaaaacCCAAATACAACGGACCTTTCGCTATGGGGGAAACCACAATCACAATGTACCATTCGTTATGGGAAAAACCTTTTCTCAATATATCGAACATCGATATAATGACTGAACTGTAGTATATAATCCACATCACATATCAAATTTATCATATTGATTTTGCgcatgtattttatttttgcaggaGAAGGAACGTTTAATGGCCGAGATGCAGAGGAAGGCCGCACATCTCAAGAAGAAGCAAGAAGCACAGGCAGCTCTTGTGCAAAAAATAAAGGTACACTCCCATTATAAACCATTTTAAGTGTAGAAGTGTACACCTCTTGGTTCGCAGAAAGTTTAGTTACGTCACATTATAAACAAAAGTGCAGTTTAGTTCTGTACAAGTGTTATACAGTTGTTTTAATTAATCTAGTGTTGTTATAATTACGAAGCCTTAAAGAATGTTTATCGCCTCTCAATCATGATTTGTTATCTTGTCGTTCTCTCCGTAGATGATGGAGAGCAAGCTCCTCGAGGGAGGGAAAAGCATTGTGGATAAGACCTCGGAACAAGAGCGAGACCTGGAACGGAAACGGCAGGAGATCGCAGAACACAAAGTGTGTACCTGGTACTTTCAACACAGAAAACGTAGAATTTGGCtaagaaaaatatttcgagCTAGCTGGAAGTTCGAGTTATCTTTTATATGTTATCCGAGTAAAAGTGACTGAAAGTTAAGTTCGGACGTATAAAGGGAATGGAGCTAAGTTCGGGTTAATtggaaatttgagcttttgtTCGAGTTCTACTGTAATTATGTTTTAGTGGTCTCGTGTGCCATGTTGACGGTAACGCTTTATGGTTTTTTGCCCAGCGTCAAGAGCGAGAGATGCTACAAAAGCTCGAGGCGAAAGACGAGGACACGATCGAGATCAAGGACACTTACTCCAACCTGCAGCAGGAGGTGGACGTCAAGACCAAAAAGCTGAAAaaggttatatatatattaacaaTCATCAGTCCCGCATTTATAAGTTTACTGTGGGTTCCGCTGAAGGTAAAGACTTTGCGATTTTACTGACTTTTTAATGCTTTAAAATCAATcaggaaataaatcaacataTAAGTGAAGTGGTTTTCACTGTTTGTTTTAATATAATAGTTTCGGGCTTTAGCCTTCGGATATATCCCTGATGCCATCACCCCTCGTAGTCCgaagcttgtctgtagtttttttgTCACCCAGCTGGATGACTAATACAACAAAGAAAGGATTCTCGGGCCCaggtggcgcagttggcagagcgtctCTCTCTGTAGTGCTTGTGCCTCAGCACTGCGTTccgagttcgattcccggttcctACGTGAGTTGGGTTAGTTGTCTTGCCTTGGCTTCGATGGtttttctccgggttctcCGGTTTTCTCCCCTCAACAAAACCAAACTTTCGATTTAgctgtgatccgtggtcagactTTAGTTGTATGGCGGCTGCCTGAGGCGCCTTCGCATGCCTTAACTCGATCACGTCTGAATATGCTCTCCCGTAATCCAGTATCTAGATGCAACGAGAGTGATTAGCTactacaatttattttgtattcaTTTTTTGCTAAGGAAGGAAGCATTCACCATTTTTTGCACGTCGACACGTCTGAAGGGCGTATAGTTTATACAGTCTTTTAGTAAACCCAAGCATGTGAATAGGAAACGTCGCAATAATAAGAGGACATGCAAATCTGCGTTTTAGAATCCATTCATGCCTCTATCAAATAGATAATCGGGTATTTATACCACTTGGATTTGTCTCGCAGCTGTTCATGAAGCTACAGACCATCAAATCTGAAATAACGGAGCTTCAGGAGGTCCACATTCGCGAACGACAAGAGCTGGAACAAGCACAAGATGAGCTTACCCGAGAGCTGAAGCTCAAGTGAGTAATAGACCGCGATTGAATCCCTCCCCAGACTACCCTAAAGCGTCCTGAGCCGCCCTCAAACCGCCTTATACGTCTTGGCTTTAGACTAACTAGGACTTCCCTGCCGCATCTTCGACCACCTTAGACTTCTAAGACAGCTTAAAAATCTATAACCTAAAGCGTCTCAGACCGTCCTAAAACGCCTTAGACTTCTTTGAAAGCTTTAGAATATTTAGGTTTACCCTAAAGGGTCATAAAACGTCTTAGACACCTTTAGACTATCTAGGACTACCCTACAAAGGCTTACACCTCTCAAAACCGCCTAAAACCTACAAGAACTATTCTAGGTTGGCCTAAACCGCCTAAGACCATCTTAAATCGtcttaaattattttaaatagcCTTAAGACGTCTTGGACGGCCTTAGATCATCTTAGGTGCTGTACCTTTTAAATTTCGAAATTACTAATGTATTTATCTTCCGCATGTTTTTACTTAAAAGTATGTTTAACTGATTGTAGGATCCTTAGCACAACGGAAAAACGTACAACGTATATTCTATATGTTTTGTCTCATCGCCTCTCTTGTGCTTGTCCGCAGATCCTTGATAGTCGAGAGCTTCATCCCAacagaagagaaaaataaactgATGAACCGAGCCATCTATGATGAAGAAAACGAATCATGGAAACTAAAACCACTCGCAGAAAACAATACGTACGTCGCAGCTTTGTTCGATTATTTTTGTAAATCAATAAGTCACACCCTCTGCCGTGAAGTTATGGGACGTGTCAGTGCATTGTGATCGTTCAATATTCCGTAATAATCCCATAATGTTATGTGACAGTTTCTCGTGGTCGTTAAGAATTCCGTAACCATCCCTTGGCGTGACTCTATATAACGTGATAGTGCCTCGTGATCATTAAGAACTCCGTAACTATCCCTTGGCGTGGCTCTATATAACGTGACAGTGACTCGTGATCGTTAAGAACTCCGTGACCATTCTTTAACGTGACTCTATATAACGTGACAGTGACTCGTGATCGTTAAGAACTCCGTGACCATTCTTTGAAGTGACTCGTGATCGTTAAGAACTCCGTGACCATCCGTTATGTGACGTGACCGTTCTCCATAATTGTTAAGAATTTCATTACTACCCCTTGACGTAACGTTATGTCACGTGCCTCGTGACGTCCATCGTTCCATGACCATTGATTCCATGCTCTGAGTTCATCAAACTTGAATCCAGCTCATAACTTCGTGTTTGTCAGACATGTGAACACGACAAAAGTGTCATCATGCAACATTGCTGATTCCATGCCCCCTACTCATAGGTCGTtgctgaagggggggggggggggtcattttctttgtattGCTAAGGGAGCGGGAGGGTAGTTTTTCCATACGTATTCAATACTGGAGTACAACAACCCCTTACTCCTCCTCCTTAGTGACTATACCCTTCGCTGCCCAACTTGACAGAGGTTTCATTTGTCATTGTCTCACTTGACAGTAAACAAGAGATGGCCAAGCGACCGGTCTCAGCGATGGGTAACAGGCGACCGACCACAACATTTGCCAAAAGGGCTGCTGAAATGGGTGGTCATCCTAGATACAAGGTAAGTGTTAGCCTGCAAGCCAAGCGTTCCTGTGGCTTTTAGAAACATGTTCGCCTGCGTCTCCCCAAATTGCTCTTACCAGGTAGATCATAAATGTCTAACTTATGCAGTTGTTCTTGCACAATGTTTACACTGCATCTTCCCTGTATGCCAAGCCTTTGGATTTTAGCGATTACCAGGTTGAGAATAAATTTAATATATTTAATTTCTAACTTATGCAAATGTTTTTGCACAATGTTTAAACTGCGTCTCCCCTGTATGCCAAGCGTTCCCTTGGCTTTAGCGGAGACGAGTTAGCCTGCGTCTCCCCTTAATGCAAAGCGTTCCCTTGGCTTTAGCGGACGAAACGATTTAGCCTACGTCTCCCCTGTACGCCAAGCGTTCACTTGGCTTTAGCGGATACAAGTTAGCCTGCGTCTACCCTGTATGCCAAGCGTTCCCTTGGCTTTAGCGGAGACAAGTTAGCCTACGTCTCCCCTGTATACCAAGCGTTCACTTGGCTTTAGCGGACGAAACGATTTAGCCTGCGTCTCCCCTGTATGCCAAGCGTTCCCTTGGCTTTAGCGGAGACGAGTTAGCCTGCGTCTACCCTGTATGCCAAGCGTTCCCTTGACTTTAGCGGACGAAACGATTTAGCCTGCGTCTCCCCTGTATGCCAAGCGTTCCCTTGGCTTTAGCGGTTACCAGGATGGGAATAAATTTATACCTTTTGTTGTTAAACAATGTTTACACATTTGAAAACGCCATTTTGTGTTTGGTgtacaaaaacaattttagaCCGCCGGTTTATGAGCTCGGGTGGCATGTTTGAGAGTACTTCTATCCGTATGCGTCCGTTATCTAACAACCGTACTTGTGTCTAACAGGGGGAGAATATCATCATGATCGAGCTAGACATGCCTAACCGCACCACCCGGGACTACGAGGGGCCCGCGGTCGCCCCCAAGGTCCAGGCGGCACTAAACGCGGCACTAGAAGAAGAGGATGACCTAACTCTTGATGCCGAGTAAGTAAAATTACTGCATCGACATTCTTGGACGTATGATTCTGCGGTGGTCTATTACACTGACATTGGCCTTGACTTTGACGTGGATCCTTTACGCTGAAGTTTATTCTAAACTTGACTTTGACTTTTACTACCCGGCACCCTTCTTCTACATAGAATAACCTCTGACCGGTCTTTCAAGACTTGGACATGTCGTGAACATGTTTTGCAGCTTTATAGCACACCGATTTATTTTTAGGCCATAAAAGTATTTTTAGTACATTTCTGTTCGTTCTATATACGATTTctcatattttctcattttgtAGTTTACTTATAAAGAAGTCAAAGGTGAAATCCAAGAGAAGAGACAAGCCCTCGAGGGGAGAGAAGTCAGGGTGAGTGATCCCGTGTCTGGACGTCATTGCACTTGTGTCCTACAAAAGAATGCTTACAGAGTTCatagtataactagaaagGATTCAGACGAGAAAAACTAGATGTCTTCTTCTTAAACAGATTAGCTTCGCTGATGTTTCAAGCCCTAACCCTCATATTTCGTCTGTCGAACCAATAAGAGTAGCTCAGAATTACCGCCTTGTGCCGCCTGTCGAATCAAAACAGAGTACACGAGTACGGTCACGTGCCTTCTGTTGAACCAATAAGAGTACAGGATTGCGATCACGTGCTGCCTGTTGAACCAGTAAGACTACATGGCTACGATCACGTACTGCCTGTCGATTGTATAATCAGGTTGATAATACAGATGTGATAAGTCAGTACTCATTATTTCCATCCTTTGTTTTATTCAGACGCAAAAGCAAGAGGCCGCAATCCGCTGCCCCTCCTCAAGATTCAGCAGACTCGCAATATCCCAAGTCGCGCGGCTTGGTGGCGGACAAGAAAGTTTTCTAGTATTTACTAACTGTTATGCTACGCTATGTAAATCCATTGACGTAAATCGACAAACTCAAAGCCTGATCAGTGCGCAACCGCAACATACGTTTCCGATCTTTGCTGGAGCGGAGCAGCAGGGAAAAGCAAGTCTGTAGCAGCTCAGTCCCTCCTATCCCTGTAGACCATGTTACCCAGTACCTTCTTTCCCTGTCGACCGTGTTAGCCAGTCCCTTCTATCCCTGTCGACCGTGTTAGCCAGTCCCTTCTATCCCTGTCGACCGTGTTAGCCAGCCCCTTCTTTCCCTGTCGACCGTGTTAGCCAGTCCCTTCTATCCCTGTCGACCGTGTTAGCCAGCCCCTTCTATCCCTGTAGACCATGTTAGCCAGTACCTTATTTCCCTGTCGACCGTGTTAGCCAGTCCCTTCTATCCCTGTCGACCGTGTTAGCCAGTCCCTCCTATCCCTGTCGACCGTGTTAGCCAGTCCCTTCTATCCCTGTCGACCGTGCTAGCCAGTCCCTTCTACCCCTGTCGACCATGTTAGCCAGTCCCTTCTATCCCTGTCGACTATGTTAGCCAGTGCCTTCTACCCCTGTCGACCATGTTAGCCAGTCCCTTCTATCCCTGTCGACTATGTTAGCCAGTGCCTTCTCACCATGTCGACCGTGTTAGCCAGCCCCTTCTATCCCTGTCGACCATGTTAGCCAGTCCCTTCTATCCCTGTCGACCATGTTAGCCAGTCCCTTCTATCCCTGTCGACCATGTTAGCCAGTCCCTTCTATTCCTGCCGGCTATGTTAGCCAGTCCCTTCTATCCCTGTCGACCGTGTTAGCCAGTCCCTTCTATCCCTGTCGACCATGTTAGCCAGTCCCTTCTATCCCTGTCGACTGTGTTAGCCAGTCCCTTCTTTCCTTGTCGACCGTGTTAGCCAGTCCCTTGTATCCCTTTCGACCGTGTTAGCCAGCCCCTTCTATCCCTTTTGACCGTGTTAGCCAGTCCATTCAGCAAGTCTGTAGCAGCTCAGTCCCTTCAGCCATCCTCGGGTACCCAGCGCGTCGCGGTCAGCGTAACGAGGCGCAAGAGTGAGGCGGCGGAACGAGGAGGGGTgagagagaagagaaaggagcTTCTTTCTCCCGCCCCTTACCCCCTCCGCCGGCCTTGTTCCGCCTCGTTCCTCTGTGACTTGACGCCCGTTGTACCCGAGGATAGCTAGTTGTCTGCTAGGTTGAGCCTTATGAAATGAATAACTGAAACCTTAGCCTCCCTCACAGGCGATTTTAGGCAGACGTAAAATCGTAAAACGTAAATCTATTATATTGGTTgtctt contains:
- the LOC5512580 gene encoding kinesin-II 95 kDa subunit, yielding MSGKSGESVKVVVRCRPMNEKEIANGHTRVVEMNVKKGQIEIRNPLKKDEVPKMFTYDAVYDWNSKQIDLYDETFRQLVESVLEGYNGTIFAYGQTGTGKTFTMEGVRSDPDLRGVIPNSFDHIFTHIARTTNQQYLVRASYLEIYQEEVRDLLGKDQKKRLELKERPDTGVYVKDLQSFVCKSVKEIEHVMNVGNQNRSVGATKMNEHSSRSHAIFIITIECSQLNAVGECHIRVGKLNMVDLAGSERQTKTEATGDRLKEATKINLSLSALGNVISALVDGKSTHIPYRDSKLTRLLQDSLGGNARTVMVANIGPASYNYEESITTLRYANRAKNIKNKPHINEDPKDALLREFQEEIARLKNELDRRGGKKKKVKRRREDGTEEEVDDEDEEQSQAQLEEIMKAEQEKIEQEKKALLENHSMVAEEKERLMAEMQRKAAHLKKKQEAQAALVQKIKMMESKLLEGGKSIVDKTSEQERDLERKRQEIAEHKRQEREMLQKLEAKDEDTIEIKDTYSNLQQEVDVKTKKLKKLFMKLQTIKSEITELQEVHIRERQELEQAQDELTRELKLKSLIVESFIPTEEKNKLMNRAIYDEENESWKLKPLAENNTKQEMAKRPVSAMGNRRPTTTFAKRAAEMGGHPRYKGENIIMIELDMPNRTTRDYEGPAVAPKVQAALNAALEEEDDLTLDADLLIKKSKVKSKRRDKPSRGEKSGRKSKRPQSAAPPQDSADSQYPKSRGLVADKKVF